A DNA window from Massilia putida contains the following coding sequences:
- a CDS encoding methyl-accepting chemotaxis protein codes for MSIKRKIWALPVVSILVFGLGIGASSFIATGALHAIDRTARLDYPLLDLTKTLTQEVGAVADGLRDAVSEADRARLAQIAEQVAKVRGRLVKLAGMDGQRAAGDRLGKEFDAWYGPALTSARIMLDMEQGDVQDEVKTMQAAQRILQADLERTGAAAQRQFQAGIERSAAGVHDVLWTMVLTALLVVVGLAAVSWFVVEAIWRQMGGEPEYARAIAQAVARGDLSMDIRTDRGDSVLAALADMRTRLATLVAGIKGSADTIASASAEIARGNADLAGRTLAQADDLDLTNRSMRELTGTVEQNTLSVLEAGDLAASATRIAARGGQVVDSVVATMGAINASAGRIVDIIAVIDGIAFQTNILALNAAVEAARAGEQGRGFAVVASEVRNLAQRSAAAAKEIKVLIGDSVAKVNAGSALVDEAGATMQQIVASVRKVETIMGEISAAGLRQAAGIEQIGRAIGSIDGMTQQNSALVEEASAAAESLSDQTAQLIEALDVFRLEARAPSPFRIPTHINQGVLSAHYTTTV; via the coding sequence ATGAGCATCAAGCGCAAGATCTGGGCACTGCCCGTCGTTTCCATCCTCGTCTTCGGCCTCGGGATCGGGGCCAGCTCGTTCATCGCGACCGGCGCCCTGCATGCCATCGACAGGACGGCACGCCTCGACTACCCGCTGCTGGACCTCACCAAGACGCTGACGCAGGAGGTCGGCGCCGTCGCGGATGGCTTGCGCGATGCCGTCAGCGAGGCCGACAGGGCGCGGCTCGCCCAGATCGCCGAGCAGGTGGCCAAGGTGCGCGGACGGCTGGTCAAGCTCGCCGGCATGGATGGCCAGCGCGCCGCCGGCGACCGCCTGGGGAAGGAGTTCGACGCCTGGTATGGGCCCGCATTGACGTCGGCCCGCATCATGCTCGACATGGAACAGGGTGACGTCCAGGATGAAGTAAAAACGATGCAGGCGGCGCAGCGCATCCTGCAGGCGGACCTGGAGCGGACCGGCGCGGCCGCGCAGCGCCAGTTTCAGGCCGGCATCGAGCGTAGCGCGGCCGGCGTGCACGACGTCTTGTGGACGATGGTCCTGACCGCGCTGCTGGTCGTCGTCGGCCTGGCGGCCGTGTCCTGGTTCGTCGTCGAGGCGATCTGGCGCCAGATGGGCGGCGAACCGGAATACGCCCGCGCGATCGCGCAGGCCGTGGCGCGCGGCGACCTGTCGATGGACATCCGCACGGATCGCGGCGACAGCGTCCTGGCCGCGCTGGCCGACATGCGCACGCGCCTCGCGACGCTGGTCGCCGGCATCAAGGGGTCCGCCGATACCATCGCGTCGGCCAGCGCGGAGATCGCGCGCGGCAATGCGGACCTGGCCGGCCGCACCTTGGCGCAGGCCGATGACCTCGACCTCACGAACCGCTCGATGCGCGAGCTGACCGGCACGGTCGAGCAGAACACGCTGAGCGTGCTCGAAGCGGGCGACCTGGCCGCCAGCGCGACCCGCATCGCGGCGCGCGGCGGGCAGGTGGTCGACAGCGTCGTCGCGACGATGGGCGCCATCAACGCGTCGGCCGGCAGGATCGTCGACATCATCGCCGTCATCGACGGCATCGCCTTCCAGACCAATATCCTCGCGCTGAACGCCGCGGTGGAAGCGGCGCGCGCCGGCGAGCAGGGACGCGGCTTCGCGGTCGTCGCCAGCGAAGTGCGCAACCTGGCGCAGCGCAGCGCGGCCGCCGCGAAGGAGATCAAGGTGCTGATCGGCGATTCGGTCGCCAAGGTCAACGCCGGCAGCGCGCTGGTCGACGAGGCGGGCGCCACGATGCAGCAGATCGTCGCGTCCGTGCGCAAGGTGGAAACCATCATGGGCGAAATCAGCGCCGCCGGGCTGCGCCAGGCCGCAGGCATCGAACAGATCGGCCGCGCGATCGGCAGCATCGACGGGATGACGCAGCAGAATTCCGCGCTCGTCGAGGAAGCGTCGGCGGCGGCTGAATCGCTGTCGGACCAGACGGCGCAGCTGATCGAGGCGCTCGACGTGTTCCGGCTGGAGGCGCGCGCGCCGTCGCCATTCCGCATCCCCACACACATCAACCAAGGAGTATTGAGTGCGCACTACACAACAACTGTTTGA
- a CDS encoding UxaA family hydrolase translates to MTTIATLADVALTGFPRADGRKGIRNVVVVAYLVECAHHVARLIAGAFPGQPVHLIGFPGCYPNEYADTIMRRVLTHPNVGAALLVSLGCESFDKNGVAKAVADSGRPVHTVTIQDVGGTRAGVKGGVEWVQWAVEDLARQERVPMRPDELVVATICGGSDSTSGITANPAVGAAFDRLIAAGSACIFEETGELVGCEFHMKRRAVTPELGDEIVRTVEKASRYYTIMGHGSFAPGNADGGLTTLEEKSLGAYAKSGASPISGILKPGDLPPTGGLYLLDVVPDGEPRFGFPNIADNAEIVELIACGAHVTLFTTGRGSVVGSAISPVIKVCANPATYERLADDMDVNAGRILTGHAGIEDVGTEIVDLIARVANGACTKSEDLGHQEFILTYKQFEPIGPGCLPLKAA, encoded by the coding sequence ATGACCACCATCGCCACATTGGCCGACGTCGCCCTGACGGGCTTTCCGCGCGCTGACGGGCGCAAGGGGATCCGCAACGTCGTCGTCGTCGCCTACCTCGTCGAATGCGCGCACCATGTGGCGCGGCTGATCGCGGGCGCGTTTCCCGGCCAGCCCGTGCACCTGATCGGCTTCCCCGGCTGTTATCCGAACGAATACGCCGATACCATCATGCGCCGCGTGCTGACGCACCCGAACGTGGGGGCGGCCCTGCTGGTGTCGCTCGGCTGCGAGAGCTTCGACAAGAACGGCGTCGCCAAGGCCGTCGCGGACAGCGGGCGGCCGGTGCACACGGTGACGATCCAGGACGTGGGCGGCACGCGCGCCGGCGTGAAGGGCGGCGTCGAATGGGTGCAATGGGCCGTCGAGGACCTGGCGCGGCAGGAACGCGTGCCGATGCGGCCCGACGAACTCGTCGTGGCGACGATCTGCGGCGGGTCGGACAGCACCAGCGGCATCACGGCCAATCCGGCCGTCGGCGCGGCGTTCGACCGGCTGATCGCGGCGGGCAGCGCCTGCATATTCGAGGAAACGGGTGAGCTGGTCGGCTGCGAATTCCACATGAAGCGCCGCGCCGTCACGCCGGAACTGGGCGACGAGATCGTGCGCACGGTCGAAAAGGCGTCGCGCTATTACACGATCATGGGCCACGGCAGTTTCGCGCCCGGGAATGCGGACGGCGGCTTGACGACGCTGGAAGAAAAGTCGCTGGGCGCCTACGCCAAGAGCGGCGCGTCGCCGATCAGCGGCATCCTGAAACCCGGCGACCTCCCGCCCACGGGCGGCCTGTACCTGCTGGACGTGGTGCCGGACGGCGAGCCGCGCTTCGGCTTCCCGAATATCGCGGACAACGCCGAGATCGTGGAGCTGATCGCCTGCGGCGCGCACGTGACCCTGTTCACGACGGGGCGCGGCTCGGTGGTCGGGTCGGCGATTTCCCCCGTCATCAAGGTCTGCGCCAACCCGGCGACGTACGAGCGCCTGGCGGACGACATGGACGTCAACGCGGGCCGCATCCTGACGGGCCACGCCGGCATCGAGGACGTCGGCACCGAGATCGTCGACCTGATCGCCCGCGTCGCGAATGGCGCATGCACGAAGTCGGAAGACCTGGGCCACCAGGAATTCATCCTCACGTATAAACAGTTCGAGCCGATCGGGCCGGGCTGCCTGCCGTTGAAAGCGGCCTGA
- a CDS encoding TetR/AcrR family transcriptional regulator: MYEPPKTSTRRRGGGRHPAAVLQARERNLLDVAEQLFVRHSFHQVSIATIATTVRVATKTIYLKFGGKRGLLHAVVARDLHDWNRQVAAIEASNTDVRERLEALAGLMLRRALSTQRALLHADAVSERSPELAELVASVTARDRQLLERLIAELQARAGGATASGAVLSDAFVGCVLGRHIGAIVGGTGLPTDGEALARMAADSVAGFLEWILPAGSP; encoded by the coding sequence ATGTATGAGCCACCCAAGACCTCCACCCGGCGCCGCGGCGGCGGCCGTCACCCGGCCGCCGTGCTGCAGGCCCGCGAGCGCAACCTGCTGGACGTGGCGGAGCAGCTGTTCGTGCGCCACAGCTTCCACCAGGTCAGCATCGCGACCATCGCGACGACGGTGCGCGTCGCGACCAAGACGATTTACCTGAAATTCGGCGGCAAGCGGGGATTGCTGCATGCGGTCGTGGCGCGCGACCTGCACGACTGGAACCGCCAGGTCGCCGCGATCGAGGCATCGAACACCGACGTGCGCGAACGGCTCGAGGCGCTCGCGGGCCTCATGCTGCGGCGCGCGCTGTCGACGCAGCGCGCACTGCTGCACGCGGACGCGGTGTCGGAGCGGAGCCCGGAGCTGGCGGAACTGGTCGCCTCCGTCACGGCGCGCGACCGGCAGCTGCTCGAACGCCTGATCGCGGAACTGCAGGCGCGCGCGGGCGGCGCGACGGCGAGCGGCGCCGTCCTCAGCGACGCGTTCGTCGGCTGTGTGCTGGGCCGGCACATCGGCGCGATCGTCGGCGGCACGGGCCTGCCTACGGACGGGGAAGCGCTGGCGCGGATGGCGGCCGACAGCGTGGCCGGCTTCCTCGAATGGATCCTGCCGGCGGGGAGTCCGTGA
- a CDS encoding histidine phosphatase family protein has translation MTDVYLVRHAQASLGADDYDCLSPLGEAQAVLLGAWMARGGHRPTRVATGRLRRHAQTAQGCLRAAGFDDVPVTVLPGLDELDADELIVRLRPDLASPAAVRAELARSAAPQRAFQALFVNAVERWTSGRHDLEYRTSWPVFRAAVRDAWTTLAAQQGGETWVFTSGGPISVIVAALLGLPPERTFTLCWPLVNTSVTRIRIGKRAHQLITYNGWAHLGREDEAHLVTHR, from the coding sequence ATGACGGACGTGTACCTCGTCCGCCACGCCCAGGCGAGCCTCGGCGCCGACGACTACGACTGCCTGTCGCCGCTGGGCGAAGCGCAGGCGGTGCTGCTGGGCGCGTGGATGGCACGGGGCGGGCACCGTCCCACGCGCGTCGCGACGGGCCGCCTGCGCCGCCACGCACAGACGGCGCAAGGCTGCCTGCGCGCGGCCGGTTTCGACGATGTGCCGGTCACCGTGCTGCCGGGCCTCGACGAACTCGATGCGGATGAGCTGATCGTCAGGCTGCGTCCCGACCTCGCGTCGCCCGCAGCGGTGCGGGCGGAACTCGCGCGTAGTGCCGCGCCGCAGCGCGCGTTCCAGGCGCTGTTCGTGAATGCCGTCGAACGCTGGACATCGGGCCGGCACGACCTGGAATACCGCACGTCGTGGCCGGTGTTCCGCGCCGCCGTGCGCGACGCCTGGACGACGCTTGCGGCGCAGCAGGGCGGCGAGACCTGGGTATTCACCTCCGGCGGCCCGATCAGCGTGATCGTCGCCGCGCTGCTCGGCCTTCCGCCCGAACGCACGTTCACGCTGTGCTGGCCGCTCGTCAACACGAGCGTGACGCGCATCCGCATCGGCAAGCGCGCGCACCAGCTCATCACCTACAACGGCTGGGCCCACCTCGGCCGCGAGGACGAAGCCCACCTCGTCACCCACCGCTGA
- the bktB gene encoding beta-ketothiolase BktB produces the protein MFREVVVVSAVRTPIGTFGGSLKDVPPTELGALVVRESLARAQVDGRDVGHVVFGHVVNTEPKDMYLARVAAINGGCGEGTPAVNVNRLCGSGLQAIVSAAQSVLLGDCDIAIGAGAENMSRAPFASLDTRWGSRMGDTKLVDMMIGALHDPFHKIHMGVTAENIAAKWGITREDQDRLAVESHNRAQRASEAGYFKDQIVPVTLKTRKGDVAYATDEHFRSDATLDDMAKLKPVFLKENGTVTAGNASGINDAAAAVVLMDARTAEARGLKPIARLVAYAHAGVDPKYMGIGPVPASMLALKKAGLTVQDLDVIEANEAFAAQACAVTRDLGLDPAKVNPNGSGISLGHPIGATGALITVKALHELQRIQGRYALVTMCIGGGQGIATIFERM, from the coding sequence ATGTTTCGAGAAGTCGTAGTAGTGAGCGCGGTGCGCACGCCCATCGGTACCTTCGGCGGCAGCCTGAAGGATGTTCCGCCCACGGAGCTGGGGGCGCTGGTCGTGCGCGAGTCGCTGGCGCGCGCGCAGGTCGACGGGCGCGACGTCGGCCACGTCGTGTTCGGCCACGTGGTCAACACGGAGCCGAAGGACATGTATCTGGCGCGCGTGGCGGCCATCAACGGCGGCTGCGGCGAAGGCACGCCCGCGGTCAACGTCAACCGCCTGTGCGGCTCCGGCCTGCAGGCGATCGTATCGGCGGCCCAGAGCGTGCTGCTGGGCGACTGCGACATCGCCATCGGCGCCGGCGCCGAGAACATGAGCCGCGCGCCGTTCGCCAGCCTCGATACCCGCTGGGGTTCGCGCATGGGCGACACGAAGCTGGTGGACATGATGATCGGCGCGCTGCACGACCCGTTCCACAAGATCCACATGGGCGTCACGGCCGAGAACATCGCCGCGAAATGGGGCATCACGCGCGAAGACCAGGACCGCCTGGCCGTCGAGAGCCACAACCGCGCGCAGCGGGCCAGCGAGGCCGGCTACTTCAAGGACCAGATCGTGCCGGTGACGCTCAAGACGCGCAAGGGCGACGTCGCCTACGCCACCGACGAGCATTTCCGCTCCGACGCCACGCTGGACGACATGGCGAAGCTGAAGCCGGTGTTCCTGAAGGAGAACGGCACCGTTACCGCCGGCAACGCGTCCGGCATCAATGATGCGGCGGCCGCCGTCGTGCTGATGGATGCGCGGACGGCCGAGGCGCGTGGCCTGAAACCGATCGCGCGCCTGGTGGCGTATGCGCATGCGGGCGTCGATCCGAAGTATATGGGGATCGGGCCGGTGCCCGCATCGATGCTGGCGCTGAAGAAGGCGGGGCTCACCGTGCAGGACCTGGACGTGATCGAGGCGAACGAGGCGTTCGCCGCCCAGGCCTGCGCCGTGACGCGTGACCTGGGGCTCGATCCGGCCAAGGTCAACCCGAACGGTTCCGGCATCTCGCTGGGGCACCCGATCGGCGCCACCGGCGCGCTGATCACGGTGAAGGCGCTGCACGAGCTGCAGCGCATCCAGGGCCGCTACGCGCTGGTGACGATGTGCATCGGCGGGGGCCAGGGCATCGCCACGATTTTCGAGCGCATGTAG
- a CDS encoding SDR family oxidoreductase produces the protein MRTTQQLFDLTGRTALVTGGSRGLGLQIAEALGEMGARVVLAARKQGDLDAAVAHLGTRGIAASAVAADMASESGVALLAEAALERLGHIDILVNNAGATWAAPAEDYPLEAWDKLMNLNVRSIFLLSQAVGRRSMIPRGQGRIINVASIAGFAGNAPDSPMKTLAYNTSKAALMNFTRTLAGEWGRYGITVNAIAPGFFPSKMTKGLLADAGEDNMIKSVPLQRLGDEEDLKGVAALLASDAAKHITGQVIAVDGGDSAVR, from the coding sequence GTGCGCACTACACAACAACTGTTTGATCTCACGGGCCGGACGGCCCTCGTCACGGGCGGCTCGCGTGGGCTGGGCCTGCAGATCGCCGAAGCGCTGGGCGAGATGGGCGCGCGCGTCGTGCTGGCCGCGCGCAAGCAGGGCGACCTCGATGCGGCGGTCGCCCACCTGGGTACGCGCGGCATCGCCGCCAGCGCCGTCGCCGCCGACATGGCATCGGAAAGCGGCGTGGCCTTGCTGGCGGAGGCCGCGCTGGAGCGGCTCGGTCACATCGACATCCTCGTCAACAATGCGGGCGCCACCTGGGCGGCGCCGGCGGAAGACTACCCGCTCGAGGCGTGGGACAAGTTGATGAACCTGAACGTGCGCAGCATCTTCCTGCTGTCGCAGGCCGTGGGCAGGCGCTCGATGATCCCGCGCGGGCAGGGCCGCATCATCAATGTGGCCTCGATCGCGGGCTTCGCGGGCAACGCGCCCGATTCGCCCATGAAGACGCTGGCCTACAACACGTCGAAGGCGGCGCTGATGAATTTCACGCGCACGCTGGCGGGCGAGTGGGGCCGCTACGGCATCACGGTCAATGCGATCGCACCGGGGTTCTTTCCGTCGAAGATGACCAAGGGGCTGTTGGCAGACGCCGGCGAGGACAACATGATCAAATCGGTGCCGCTGCAGCGGCTGGGCGACGAGGAGGACCTGAAGGGCGTCGCCGCGTTGCTGGCGTCGGACGCGGCGAAGCACATCACCGGGCAGGTGATCGCGGTGGACGGGGGGGATTCCGCGGTGCGCTGA
- a CDS encoding UxaA family hydrolase — MPSTTSAQAGSLLLMSREDNCLIARLDLKAGDTVVIDDRTVILPGDVRLGHKVARRDLAPGDKIVRYGAIIGTATSRIAAGAHIHTHNLESDYIPTYTLEQDGHHFIGSKAP, encoded by the coding sequence ATGCCCAGCACTACCTCGGCGCAGGCCGGCAGCCTGCTTCTCATGTCACGCGAGGACAACTGTCTCATTGCCCGCCTCGACCTCAAGGCCGGCGACACGGTCGTGATCGACGACCGCACCGTGATCCTGCCGGGCGACGTCCGTCTCGGCCACAAGGTCGCGCGCCGCGACCTGGCGCCGGGCGACAAGATCGTGCGCTACGGTGCGATCATCGGCACGGCGACCAGCCGAATCGCGGCCGGTGCGCACATCCACACGCACAACCTGGAAAGCGACTACATCCCGACCTACACCCTCGAGCAGGACGGCCACCACTTCATCGGGAGCAAAGCACCATGA
- a CDS encoding recombinase family protein — MGQQTFLLQQMLELTDALHRTSAKHAAQKAGYADDPWSDLARQEILRDISERRKAGDSFGCIANALNQRGVRGEHGGRWYGATVRNFILRNDVTTMTQ; from the coding sequence ATGGGCCAGCAGACTTTTCTGCTGCAGCAGATGCTCGAGCTGACGGACGCGCTGCACCGGACCTCCGCCAAACACGCCGCGCAGAAGGCCGGCTATGCCGACGACCCGTGGTCCGACCTGGCCCGCCAGGAGATCCTGCGCGACATCAGCGAGCGCCGCAAGGCGGGCGATTCGTTCGGCTGCATCGCGAACGCGCTGAACCAGCGCGGCGTGCGCGGCGAACACGGCGGCCGCTGGTACGGGGCGACCGTACGGAATTTCATTCTTCGGAATGACGTAACAACAATGACGCAATAA
- a CDS encoding phosphotransferase family protein, whose amino-acid sequence MSAMIDEARALRAEDSIDVVRLDAYLKAAIPGLTGAPDIRQFQGGASNLTYLISYGERALVLRRPPPGATGAGAHDMMREAAVMAALRPSYPYVPAILARCDDPAVLGTPFYVMERLVGVILRRDLPAGLGLDAAGVRTLCTSFLDRLIELHGVDTRQPDIAAIGKGEGYVARQVTGWTARWDRAATNGVDPYADVIAWLRMRQPERESRLCVIHNDYRFDNVVLDPADPLHITGVLDWEMATIGDPLMDLGGSLAYWVEAGDDEAFRALRRQPTHAEGMLTRREAIDYYGARTGLDVADFAFYEVFGLFRLMVIAQQIFRRYVLGQTTNEQFADFDTIVRCLGDRCRRLIDAGGSAS is encoded by the coding sequence ATGAGCGCCATGATCGACGAAGCGCGCGCGCTGCGCGCCGAGGACAGCATCGACGTAGTCCGCCTCGACGCCTACCTGAAGGCCGCCATTCCCGGCCTGACGGGCGCGCCGGACATCCGCCAGTTCCAGGGCGGCGCGTCCAACCTGACCTATTTGATCAGCTATGGCGAGCGCGCGCTGGTGCTGCGCCGTCCGCCGCCCGGCGCGACGGGCGCCGGTGCCCACGACATGATGCGCGAGGCGGCCGTGATGGCGGCGCTTCGGCCCAGCTATCCGTACGTGCCCGCGATCCTCGCGCGCTGCGACGATCCGGCCGTCCTCGGCACGCCGTTCTATGTGATGGAGCGCCTGGTCGGCGTGATCCTGCGCCGCGACCTGCCCGCGGGCCTCGGGCTCGACGCGGCCGGCGTGCGCACCTTGTGTACGAGCTTCCTCGACCGGCTGATCGAGCTGCACGGCGTCGACACGCGCCAGCCGGACATCGCGGCCATCGGCAAGGGCGAAGGTTATGTCGCGCGCCAGGTGACCGGCTGGACGGCGCGCTGGGACCGCGCCGCGACGAACGGCGTCGATCCGTACGCGGACGTCATCGCCTGGCTGCGCATGCGTCAACCCGAGCGCGAATCGCGCCTGTGCGTCATCCACAACGATTACCGGTTCGATAACGTCGTGCTGGACCCGGCCGATCCGCTGCATATCACCGGCGTGCTGGATTGGGAGATGGCGACCATCGGCGACCCGCTGATGGACCTCGGCGGTTCGCTCGCGTACTGGGTCGAGGCGGGCGACGATGAGGCGTTCCGCGCACTGCGCCGCCAGCCGACGCACGCCGAGGGCATGCTGACGCGGCGCGAGGCGATCGATTACTATGGCGCACGTACGGGTCTCGACGTGGCCGACTTCGCGTTCTATGAAGTGTTCGGCCTGTTCCGGCTGATGGTCATCGCGCAGCAGATCTTCCGCCGCTACGTCCTCGGCCAGACGACGAACGAGCAGTTCGCGGACTTCGACACCATTGTACGGTGCCTGGGCGACCGCTGCCGCCGCCTGATCGACGCGGGCGGGAGCGCTTCATGA
- a CDS encoding MFS transporter: MSRPAPAYRRTNRALFFGGFSCFALLYCVQPLMPLLAHDFALTPAKSSLSLSLATAALAVSLLFSSVLSDRLGRKTMMVVALVVSAVMTVLAAFAHDYAQLLAARTLLGFALGGMPAVAMAYLSEEIEPASLGASMGLYISGNAFGGMIGRMAASILSDFLSWRVALGVMGVAGLLAAWEFWRSLPASRNFRPSSGGLAATVHGLRRHFGDAGLPWLFALSFLLMGCFVSAYNFIGFRLLGAPFGLRQSVVGGISLLYLLGIFSSVWAGRRADRLGRRHVLWTVMGTMLAGLLLTLAHQLVLIVAGMAVFTFGFFASHSVASSWVGRRARTQQALASALYLSFYYLGSSLVGWLCGVLWEHGGWGGVVALLGVLLGVALAITLRLRRLAPVAPVLAPA; this comes from the coding sequence ATGTCCCGCCCCGCTCCTGCCTACCGCCGCACCAACCGCGCCTTGTTCTTCGGTGGGTTTTCCTGCTTCGCGCTGCTGTACTGCGTGCAGCCGCTGATGCCCCTGCTCGCCCACGATTTCGCATTGACGCCGGCGAAAAGCAGCCTGTCGCTGTCGCTGGCGACGGCCGCGCTGGCCGTGTCGCTGCTGTTCTCGTCGGTGCTGTCCGACCGCCTGGGACGCAAGACCATGATGGTCGTCGCGCTGGTCGTTTCCGCCGTCATGACCGTGCTGGCGGCCTTCGCCCACGACTACGCCCAACTGCTGGCCGCGCGCACCTTGCTGGGCTTCGCGCTGGGCGGCATGCCCGCCGTCGCGATGGCTTACCTCAGCGAAGAGATCGAGCCCGCATCGCTCGGCGCATCGATGGGGCTGTACATCAGCGGCAATGCGTTCGGCGGCATGATCGGGCGGATGGCGGCGTCGATACTGTCCGACTTCCTGTCGTGGCGTGTCGCGTTGGGCGTGATGGGCGTGGCCGGCCTGCTGGCGGCGTGGGAATTCTGGCGCAGCCTGCCGGCCTCGCGCAACTTCCGTCCGTCGTCGGGCGGCCTGGCGGCGACGGTGCACGGCCTGCGCAGACACTTCGGCGACGCCGGCCTGCCCTGGCTGTTCGCGCTGTCGTTCCTGCTGATGGGATGCTTCGTGAGCGCCTACAACTTCATCGGCTTCCGCCTGCTGGGCGCACCGTTCGGACTGCGCCAGAGCGTGGTCGGCGGCATCTCCCTGCTCTACCTGCTGGGCATTTTCAGCTCGGTATGGGCCGGCCGCCGCGCCGACCGCCTGGGCCGGCGCCACGTGCTGTGGACCGTGATGGGCACGATGCTGGCGGGCCTGTTGCTGACCCTGGCCCATCAGCTGGTGCTGATCGTGGCCGGCATGGCCGTCTTCACGTTCGGCTTCTTCGCCTCGCACTCGGTCGCCAGCAGCTGGGTGGGCCGGCGCGCCCGCACGCAGCAGGCGCTGGCTTCCGCGCTGTACCTGTCGTTCTACTACCTCGGCTCCAGCCTCGTCGGCTGGCTGTGCGGCGTGCTGTGGGAACACGGCGGCTGGGGCGGCGTCGTGGCGCTGCTGGGCGTGCTCCTCGGCGTCGCGCTGGCGATCACGCTGCGCCTGCGCAGGCTGGCGCCCGTGGCGCCGGTGCTGGCGCCGGCTTGA
- a CDS encoding LysR substrate-binding domain-containing protein: MELRHLRYFVAVAEELSFTRAAARLHIGQPPLSQQIQALEHEIGARLFERNKRRVLLTEAGRLFLADARRMLALSEQAKETARRAHLGEAGELRVGFTFSTPFTPLFAKVVRRYRQQYPGVLLTFQEMATLPQLAKIEARELDVGFVRPASMALPSTVALTMLRRDPLRLVLPADGPLARKKTITVKDLADQAFVVFPKEAGTGIYHQIFDMCRAAGFSPSIAMEAGEPSTIIGLVAAGCGISVLPSSFEGVHMEGVVYRPLADPAATTSMLLARHADGGGPLVDAFVALAQAAAQA, from the coding sequence ATGGAACTCAGGCACCTGCGTTACTTCGTGGCCGTGGCGGAAGAGCTGAGTTTCACGCGCGCCGCCGCCCGGCTGCATATCGGCCAGCCGCCGCTGAGCCAGCAGATCCAGGCGCTGGAACACGAGATCGGCGCGCGGCTGTTCGAGCGCAACAAGCGGCGCGTGCTGCTGACGGAAGCGGGCCGGCTGTTCCTGGCCGACGCCCGGCGCATGCTCGCGCTGTCCGAACAGGCGAAGGAAACCGCGCGCCGGGCCCACCTGGGCGAGGCGGGCGAGCTGCGCGTGGGGTTCACGTTCTCGACGCCGTTCACGCCGCTGTTCGCCAAGGTCGTGCGGCGCTACCGCCAGCAGTATCCCGGCGTGCTGCTGACCTTCCAGGAGATGGCCACGCTGCCGCAGCTCGCCAAGATCGAGGCGCGCGAACTGGACGTGGGCTTCGTGCGGCCGGCCTCGATGGCGCTGCCGTCCACGGTCGCGTTGACGATGCTGCGCCGCGATCCGCTGCGGCTCGTCCTGCCGGCGGACGGCCCGCTCGCGCGCAAAAAGACGATCACCGTGAAAGACCTGGCGGACCAGGCGTTCGTCGTGTTTCCCAAGGAAGCCGGCACGGGCATCTACCACCAGATCTTCGACATGTGCCGCGCCGCCGGCTTTTCCCCAAGCATCGCGATGGAGGCGGGCGAGCCGTCGACGATCATCGGCCTCGTCGCGGCGGGCTGCGGCATCTCCGTCCTGCCCAGTTCCTTCGAAGGGGTCCACATGGAAGGCGTCGTCTACCGGCCGTTGGCGGATCCCGCGGCGACGACGTCGATGCTGCTTGCCCGGCATGCGGACGGCGGCGGTCCGCTGGTCGACGCGTTCGTCGCGCTGGCGCAGGCCGCCGCGCAAGCGTAG